The Gammaproteobacteria bacterium genome has a window encoding:
- a CDS encoding ferritin, whose product MSNEGYHEAITELSDSTRDMHRAIVSLMEELEAVDWYNQRVDVCKDKELGAVLAHNRDEEKEHAAMVLEWIRRHDPKFDKQLRDYLFTDKPLVDLEKHK is encoded by the coding sequence ATGTCCAACGAAGGCTATCACGAAGCAATAACTGAGCTCAGCGACTCGACGCGCGACATGCATCGCGCCATTGTCTCGTTGATGGAAGAGCTGGAGGCCGTGGACTGGTACAACCAGCGGGTGGATGTCTGTAAGGATAAAGAATTGGGCGCCGTCCTCGCGCACAACCGTGACGAAGAAAAGGAGCATGCGGCGATGGTGCTGGAGTGGATCCGGCGCCACGATCCGAAGTTTGATAAACAGTTACGGGATTATTTGTTTACGGATAAACCGTTAGTGGATTTAGAGAAGCATAAGTAG
- a CDS encoding type II toxin-antitoxin system prevent-host-death family antitoxin yields MSKINVTELRAHLPDFLSKVSAGEELLVTSHGRVIARIVPPIETKAVALQQLRALRKKCRVGDVTSPINAPWQVLDDSL; encoded by the coding sequence ATGAGCAAAATTAACGTAACCGAGCTTAGGGCGCATCTACCCGACTTTTTATCCAAGGTGAGCGCGGGTGAAGAATTATTGGTTACCTCGCACGGGCGAGTTATCGCACGCATCGTTCCCCCGATAGAGACTAAAGCGGTAGCGTTACAGCAATTAAGAGCGCTGCGCAAGAAGTGCAGGGTGGGTGACGTGACCTCGCCTATCAATGCCCCGTGGCAGGTACTGGATGATAGTCTTTGA
- a CDS encoding thioredoxin domain-containing protein yields the protein MVSIPASATNPQARTSTTLILIGVAVLACLLTLYQWIELVQIRSGGAAPLCSFSASLDCTGVWNSKLSGFIHESTGIPIAGWGLAWSLVVLALSVWTWLQSRRGQPTNDAVWALRLVVGAGTLISLLLLAYSAYLKVFCPTCLLFYLLVWVTAYLVFVPIKARGADWFQSALLSGGLLVAALAILIYPGLHTPRENLITARLSDVANVKQSKTPASPLEEFLNSLPVAVQQAASNSLEVYRTSPFISTPPDPKRITFGTLNAPVHMIEWTDIRCPHCKNLEEALTELRNITPPGSWSQETRHFPLDSDCNPKVGRSGGGVSCLAAKLEICLMGSPEFSHVRATMFKEQANLTKERIWEITTKDPERRKALESCVASPETAKTLNEDIDLAEKYQLEGTPLVVINGRKGTAVPAFILGVIMAKGRDDDPAFLLLPAPSRAVAQ from the coding sequence ATGGTCAGTATCCCAGCCTCGGCAACCAACCCCCAAGCCAGGACCTCCACCACGCTCATTTTAATAGGCGTCGCCGTGCTGGCCTGTCTGCTCACGCTCTATCAATGGATAGAGTTGGTGCAAATACGCAGCGGCGGCGCGGCGCCGCTCTGCTCGTTCAGCGCCAGCCTCGATTGCACGGGCGTATGGAACTCCAAACTCTCCGGATTCATCCATGAGTCCACCGGCATCCCTATCGCGGGCTGGGGACTCGCCTGGAGTCTGGTCGTGCTGGCCTTGTCTGTCTGGACGTGGCTGCAATCAAGGCGCGGGCAGCCCACCAATGATGCGGTATGGGCGCTGCGGCTGGTGGTCGGCGCCGGTACGCTGATCTCGCTCTTGTTGCTGGCCTACAGCGCCTACCTCAAGGTCTTCTGCCCGACCTGCCTGCTGTTTTATCTCCTGGTGTGGGTGACGGCCTATCTGGTCTTTGTACCGATCAAGGCGCGCGGGGCTGACTGGTTCCAGTCAGCGTTGCTGAGCGGCGGACTGCTGGTGGCCGCGCTCGCCATCCTGATCTACCCGGGGCTGCACACCCCCCGTGAAAATCTCATTACCGCCAGGCTCTCCGACGTAGCCAATGTGAAGCAGTCCAAGACCCCTGCCAGCCCGCTGGAGGAGTTTCTCAATTCGCTGCCGGTCGCCGTGCAACAGGCTGCCAGTAATTCGCTGGAGGTCTACCGCACGTCGCCATTTATTTCCACCCCGCCCGACCCCAAGCGGATCACCTTCGGTACGCTCAACGCGCCCGTGCACATGATCGAGTGGACCGACATCCGCTGCCCGCACTGCAAGAACCTTGAAGAGGCGCTGACCGAGCTACGCAACATCACCCCGCCCGGCTCCTGGAGCCAGGAAACCCGGCACTTCCCGCTCGACAGCGACTGCAATCCGAAAGTCGGCCGCTCAGGTGGCGGGGTCAGTTGCCTGGCCGCCAAGCTGGAGATTTGCCTCATGGGCTCGCCGGAATTCAGCCATGTGCGCGCAACGATGTTTAAGGAACAGGCCAATCTCACCAAGGAACGGATCTGGGAAATCACCACGAAAGACCCGGAACGGCGCAAGGCCCTGGAGAGTTGCGTAGCGTCACCCGAGACCGCCAAAACCTTGAACGAAGATATCGATCTGGCGGAAAAATACCAACTCGAAGGCACCCCCCTGGTGGTCATAAATGGCCGCAAGGGCACCGCGGTGCCGGCTTTCATTCTCGGCGTCATCATGGCCAAAGGGCGCGACGACGATCCGGCCTTCCTGTTACTACCCGCCCCCAGCCGCGCAGTGGCACAATAA
- a CDS encoding fructose-bisphosphate aldolase class II, with amino-acid sequence MPLISMRQLLDHAAEHGYGVPAYNVNNMEQMHSIMQAADAVNSPVIMQASAGARSYAGEPFLRHLMWAAAEMYPHIPIVMHQDHGASPGVCIRSIQSGFTSVMMDGSLKEDMKTPASYEYNAEVTRKVVEIAHACGVSVEGELGCLGSLESGKMGEEDGHGSDETLDHSMLLTDPEEAAQFVADTKVDSLAIAIGTSHGAYKFTRPPTGDILAIQRIKDIHARIPDTHLVMHGSSSVPQDWLEIINKYGGEIRETYGVPVEEIQQGIKHGVRKVNIDTDLRLAATGAMRKAMAEDPSEFDPRKFFKAATKAMMEICKLRYEAFGCAGQAAKIKPINMETMVKRYAKGELDPRVTAGASRAKAAVGGR; translated from the coding sequence ATGCCCTTAATTTCCATGCGTCAATTATTGGATCACGCCGCCGAACACGGCTACGGCGTGCCCGCCTACAACGTCAATAACATGGAGCAGATGCACTCCATCATGCAGGCCGCCGATGCGGTGAACTCACCCGTCATCATGCAGGCCTCCGCCGGCGCGCGTTCCTATGCCGGCGAGCCGTTCCTGCGTCATTTAATGTGGGCGGCGGCGGAGATGTACCCGCACATCCCCATCGTCATGCACCAGGACCATGGCGCCTCACCCGGGGTATGCATACGCTCCATCCAGAGCGGCTTCACCTCGGTGATGATGGACGGCTCACTCAAAGAAGACATGAAGACCCCGGCCTCCTACGAATACAACGCCGAGGTCACGCGCAAGGTGGTGGAAATCGCCCACGCCTGCGGCGTGTCGGTAGAAGGCGAGCTGGGTTGTCTGGGCTCGCTGGAAAGCGGCAAGATGGGTGAGGAAGACGGTCACGGTTCCGACGAGACGCTCGATCACTCCATGCTGCTTACCGACCCCGAAGAGGCCGCGCAGTTTGTCGCCGACACCAAGGTGGACAGCCTCGCCATCGCCATCGGCACCAGCCACGGTGCATACAAATTCACCCGTCCGCCCACCGGCGACATCCTCGCCATCCAGCGCATCAAGGATATCCACGCCCGCATCCCCGACACGCATCTCGTGATGCACGGTTCATCTTCCGTGCCGCAAGACTGGCTGGAAATCATCAACAAATACGGCGGCGAGATCCGCGAGACCTACGGCGTGCCGGTGGAGGAGATTCAGCAGGGCATCAAACACGGCGTGCGCAAGGTCAACATTGACACTGACCTGCGCCTGGCCGCCACCGGGGCGATGCGCAAGGCGATGGCTGAAGACCCCTCCGAATTCGATCCGCGCAAATTCTTCAAGGCCGCCACCAAGGCCATGATGGAAATCTGCAAGCTGCGCTACGAAGCCTTCGGCTGCGCCGGCCAGGCCGCCAAGATCAAACCCATCAACATGGAAACGATGGTCAAGAGATACGCCAAGGGCGAGCTGGATCCGCGCGTCACTGCAGGCGCGTCCCGCGCCAAGGCCGCAGTCGGCGGACGTTAA
- a CDS encoding CNP1-like family protein, which produces MVKQTLCLIVFGALSLTRPLFAAPEIEFDEPAPWKESQQALPSYPQDADLLEFKVDGPGSAFEYRIDSKSLLLAGDSVVHYTVVLTSRTGTTNVLREGLRCATNQYKTYGYGTPELTLAALERSEWRKIESQGPARFRRDLLNYYLCDSLRIPLQPVQILKRLQHPPDFSSTPNPGF; this is translated from the coding sequence ATGGTGAAGCAAACACTCTGTCTAATAGTATTCGGCGCACTCAGTCTGACCAGGCCGTTGTTTGCGGCCCCCGAGATTGAGTTTGATGAGCCCGCGCCCTGGAAGGAGAGTCAGCAGGCGCTACCGTCTTACCCTCAAGACGCTGATCTGCTGGAGTTCAAGGTCGATGGGCCGGGTTCCGCTTTCGAATATCGCATAGATTCAAAATCCCTGCTGTTGGCCGGCGATAGCGTGGTGCACTATACGGTAGTACTGACCAGCCGCACCGGTACTACCAATGTGTTGCGCGAGGGGCTACGCTGCGCCACCAATCAATACAAGACCTATGGCTACGGGACGCCGGAGCTGACGTTGGCGGCGCTGGAGCGATCCGAGTGGCGCAAGATCGAGAGCCAGGGTCCCGCCCGTTTTCGCAGAGATCTGTTGAACTATTATCTATGCGACAGCCTGCGTATCCCGCTGCAACCGGTTCAGATCCTCAAGCGTTTGCAACATCCTCCCGATTTTTCATCCACGCCCAATCCCGGGTTTTAG
- a CDS encoding rubrerythrin yields MELKGSKTHENLKYAFAGESQANRRYLYFAAKADVEGYNDVSAVFRSTAEGETGHAHGHLEYMEACGDPATDLPIGATADNLKAAIAGETHEYTDMYPGMAKAARQEGFNEIADWFETLAKAERSHANRFQKALDTLGK; encoded by the coding sequence ATGGAACTTAAAGGAAGCAAAACCCACGAAAATCTGAAATACGCCTTTGCTGGCGAGTCCCAGGCCAACCGCCGTTATCTGTATTTCGCCGCCAAGGCCGATGTGGAAGGCTACAACGATGTCTCGGCGGTATTCCGCTCGACGGCCGAAGGCGAGACGGGCCACGCGCACGGTCACCTGGAGTACATGGAGGCCTGCGGCGATCCGGCCACTGATCTACCTATCGGCGCCACGGCGGACAATCTGAAGGCCGCGATCGCCGGTGAGACCCACGAGTACACCGACATGTACCCCGGCATGGCCAAGGCCGCGCGCCAGGAAGGCTTTAACGAAATCGCCGACTGGTTCGAGACGCTGGCCAAGGCCGAGCGCTCCCACGCCAACCGTTTCCAGAAGGCGCTGGATACGTTAGGCAAGTAA
- a CDS encoding type II toxin-antitoxin system VapC family toxin yields the protein MIVFDTCAIIYDALEPKRLSPAARRAIAQGEQQKQLVCSDISLWEIAMLISKKRLDPGTDYLSFIKTVLAARAIQVKEIAPEIADLAVSFSSSLNNDPADRIIVATAIHLNAALVTCDNNLTGAGLVKTIW from the coding sequence ATGATAGTCTTTGATACCTGCGCAATCATTTACGATGCGCTGGAACCGAAAAGGCTGAGCCCGGCAGCGCGCCGGGCCATTGCTCAAGGCGAACAACAGAAGCAACTCGTTTGCAGCGATATTTCCCTATGGGAGATCGCCATGCTGATCTCTAAAAAACGCCTGGACCCGGGAACCGACTATCTCAGTTTTATCAAGACGGTGTTGGCCGCCAGAGCCATTCAAGTAAAAGAGATTGCCCCTGAAATCGCAGATCTGGCTGTATCGTTCTCATCTTCCCTTAATAACGATCCGGCGGACCGGATTATTGTCGCAACTGCGATACACCTAAACGCTGCGCTGGTGACGTGTGACAATAATTTAACCGGCGCCGGTTTGGTCAAAACGATCTGGTAA
- a CDS encoding Fe-S oxidoreductase, with translation MEDQREGSLEAPIRHPLDWKNPEFYNEASLLQELERVFDICHGCRRCFNLCNSFPVLFDAIDESPTLELDGVDKKVYWEVVDNCYLCDMCYMTKCPYVPPHPWNVDFPHLMLRGKSVKFKKGEVRTRDKILTSTDAVGKLAGIPVVVQAVNAANKNKAARKILDKTLGVHPDAFIPEYHSDTLRKREAPRTASKPVSARPSSATRGKAALFATCYGNYNEPQLGQDLIAIFEHNGIPVRLAEKEQCCGMPKLELGDLEAVARAKEANIPVLAKLVDEGWDIVAPVPSCVLMFKQELPLMFPDDPEVAKVRDAVFDPFEYLMLRHKDGMLNKNFKRPLGKVSYHVACHLRVQNIGLKTREALELVPDTQVEPIERCSGHNGAYAVKREYHEIAMKIGSPVMDRIAKAAPDFYTSDCPIAGHHLEEGMHSGKPPTHPLTLLRIAYGI, from the coding sequence ATGGAAGATCAACGCGAAGGCAGTCTGGAGGCGCCCATCCGGCACCCGCTGGATTGGAAAAATCCGGAGTTCTACAACGAGGCGTCGCTGCTCCAGGAGTTGGAGCGGGTGTTCGACATCTGCCACGGTTGCCGGCGCTGTTTTAATCTGTGTAATTCCTTTCCCGTCCTGTTTGACGCCATTGACGAGTCTCCCACACTGGAATTGGACGGGGTGGACAAGAAGGTGTATTGGGAGGTGGTGGATAACTGCTATCTCTGCGATATGTGCTACATGACCAAATGTCCCTATGTGCCGCCGCACCCCTGGAACGTGGACTTTCCGCATCTCATGTTGCGCGGCAAGTCGGTCAAGTTTAAGAAGGGCGAGGTCAGGACGCGCGACAAGATCCTCACCAGCACCGACGCCGTCGGTAAACTCGCCGGCATACCGGTAGTAGTGCAAGCGGTGAACGCCGCGAACAAAAACAAGGCTGCGCGCAAAATTTTAGACAAGACATTAGGCGTGCATCCCGACGCCTTTATTCCCGAATACCACAGCGATACGCTGCGTAAACGTGAGGCGCCGCGCACGGCTTCGAAGCCTGTCAGCGCACGGCCCTCATCCGCTACCCGCGGAAAGGCGGCGTTGTTCGCCACCTGTTACGGCAATTACAACGAGCCGCAACTGGGTCAGGACCTCATTGCGATTTTTGAGCACAATGGCATCCCGGTGCGGCTCGCCGAAAAGGAGCAATGCTGCGGCATGCCCAAGCTTGAACTCGGTGATCTCGAAGCGGTCGCGCGCGCCAAGGAGGCCAACATCCCGGTGCTGGCCAAGCTGGTGGACGAAGGCTGGGACATCGTCGCGCCCGTCCCGTCCTGCGTGTTGATGTTCAAGCAGGAGTTGCCCCTGATGTTTCCCGACGACCCGGAAGTCGCCAAGGTGCGCGATGCGGTCTTCGATCCGTTTGAATACCTGATGCTGCGCCACAAGGACGGGATGCTCAATAAGAACTTCAAGCGCCCGCTCGGCAAGGTGAGCTACCATGTCGCCTGCCATCTGCGGGTGCAGAACATCGGTCTGAAAACCCGCGAGGCGCTGGAACTGGTGCCCGATACCCAAGTCGAACCGATCGAGCGCTGCTCAGGGCACAACGGCGCCTATGCGGTGAAACGCGAATATCACGAAATTGCGATGAAGATCGGCAGCCCCGTCATGGACCGCATCGCCAAGGCCGCACCGGATTTTTACACCAGCGACTGCCCAATAGCGGGCCATCATCTGGAAGAAGGGATGCACAGCGGCAAGCCGCCGACGCATCCGTTGACGCTGCTGCGCATTGCCTACGGGATCTGA
- a CDS encoding transposase: MTNIRRYYRPGSIVFITSVCYQRQPLLKQDTDKELLLSVMREIKADNPYKMEAYVIMDNHFHWMIKPGGDGNFSAVMQSLKLGFTHLYKAEHGIEGNFVAWQRRFWDHVIRDEDDLKRHMDYVHYNPVKHGCAGLPLDYPWSSFRAYVAKEYYAENWGEAEPAEIKRMDFE; encoded by the coding sequence ATGACAAATATCAGACGCTATTACCGCCCTGGTTCGATAGTGTTCATCACGTCCGTGTGTTATCAGCGTCAGCCACTGCTCAAACAAGATACTGATAAAGAATTACTTTTGTCGGTGATGCGCGAGATCAAAGCGGATAATCCTTATAAAATGGAGGCGTACGTGATTATGGATAATCATTTCCACTGGATGATAAAGCCCGGCGGCGATGGGAACTTCTCAGCAGTTATGCAATCGCTCAAGCTCGGATTTACTCATCTTTACAAGGCAGAACATGGCATCGAGGGTAATTTTGTCGCCTGGCAAAGGCGCTTTTGGGACCACGTCATTCGTGATGAGGATGATTTGAAACGGCACATGGATTATGTCCATTACAACCCGGTAAAACACGGTTGCGCGGGGTTACCTTTAGATTACCCTTGGTCGTCATTCCGGGCGTATGTCGCCAAGGAGTATTATGCCGAGAATTGGGGAGAGGCCGAACCCGCAGAAATTAAGCGGATGGATTTTGAGTGA
- the parE gene encoding DNA topoisomerase IV subunit B, producing the protein MATVYDASAIEVLTGLDPVRRRPGMYTDTTRPNHLAQEVVDNSVDEAIAGHAKHIEVTLHQDGSLEVRDDGRGMPVDIHPEEKVTGVELILTRLHAGGKFSQKNYQFSGGLHGVGVSVVNALSKKLEVWVRRGGKEYHMSFASGEKTSKLKEVGVVGKHNTGTTVRFWPDPEFFDSPKFSVSRLKHVLRAKAVLCPGLRVSFTDEANGEQEEWCYQDGLKAYLNEALQGAETIPEEPFVGSLQGNSEAADWAVAWLPEGGEVIAESYVNLIPTPLGGTHVNGLRSGLTEAVREFCEFRNLLPRGVKLISEDVWDKCCYILSVKLLEPQFSGQTKERLSSRECAVFVAGVTKDAFSLWLNQHIEAGERLAMLAINNAQGRLRAAKSVARKKVTSGPALPGKLADCTLQDPARTELFLVEGDSAGGSAKQARDRVFQAIMPLRGKILNTWEVESAEVLASQEVHDIAVAIGVDPGSGDIDGLRYGKICILADADSDGAHIATLLCALFMRHFAPLVANGHVHVAMPPLYRIDVGKEIFYALDESEKRGVLDRIAAENIKGKISVQRFKGLGEMNPQQLRETTIAPDTRRLIQLTIETGDETRNLLDMLLAKKRAADRKTWLEKKGDLAEV; encoded by the coding sequence ATGGCCACGGTCTACGACGCCTCTGCCATAGAGGTACTGACCGGCTTGGACCCGGTGCGGCGCCGGCCTGGGATGTATACCGACACCACGCGCCCCAATCACCTCGCCCAGGAGGTGGTGGACAACAGCGTGGACGAGGCCATCGCGGGCCATGCCAAACACATCGAGGTCACGCTGCACCAGGACGGCTCGCTGGAGGTGCGCGACGATGGCCGCGGCATGCCGGTGGACATCCACCCCGAAGAAAAGGTCACCGGCGTCGAGCTGATCCTTACCCGGCTGCACGCCGGCGGCAAATTCTCCCAGAAGAATTACCAGTTTTCGGGCGGCCTGCATGGGGTGGGTGTGTCGGTGGTGAACGCGCTCTCCAAAAAACTGGAAGTGTGGGTGCGGCGCGGGGGGAAGGAATATCACATGTCCTTCGCCTCGGGGGAAAAGACCTCGAAGTTGAAGGAAGTGGGTGTGGTAGGAAAACACAACACCGGTACCACGGTACGTTTTTGGCCCGATCCGGAATTTTTTGATTCGCCGAAATTTTCGGTGTCGCGGCTCAAGCATGTATTGCGCGCCAAGGCGGTGTTGTGCCCCGGCTTGCGTGTCAGCTTTACCGATGAGGCGAACGGCGAACAAGAGGAATGGTGTTATCAAGACGGGTTGAAGGCCTATCTGAATGAAGCGCTGCAAGGCGCCGAGACCATCCCCGAAGAGCCGTTCGTCGGCAGCCTCCAAGGCAATAGCGAGGCGGCCGACTGGGCGGTGGCGTGGCTACCCGAGGGCGGCGAGGTGATTGCCGAAAGTTATGTCAATCTGATTCCCACCCCACTCGGCGGCACCCATGTCAACGGCCTGCGCAGCGGGCTGACCGAAGCGGTGCGCGAATTCTGCGAGTTTCGCAACCTGTTGCCGCGCGGCGTCAAACTCATCTCCGAGGATGTCTGGGACAAGTGCTGCTACATCCTCTCGGTCAAGCTGCTGGAACCGCAATTCTCCGGCCAGACCAAGGAGCGCCTGTCCTCGCGCGAGTGCGCGGTGTTTGTGGCCGGCGTCACCAAGGACGCCTTCAGCCTGTGGCTCAACCAGCACATCGAGGCCGGTGAGCGTCTGGCCATGCTCGCCATCAACAATGCTCAAGGCCGTTTGCGCGCCGCGAAGAGTGTGGCGCGCAAGAAGGTCACCAGCGGTCCGGCGCTGCCCGGCAAGCTGGCCGACTGCACCCTGCAAGATCCGGCGCGCACCGAGCTGTTCCTGGTGGAGGGCGACTCGGCGGGCGGCTCGGCCAAGCAGGCGCGTGATCGCGTATTCCAGGCCATCATGCCGCTGCGGGGCAAGATCCTGAACACCTGGGAGGTGGAATCGGCCGAGGTGCTGGCCTCGCAGGAGGTGCATGACATCGCCGTGGCGATTGGCGTGGACCCCGGTTCCGGCGATATTGATGGGCTGCGCTACGGCAAGATCTGCATCCTCGCCGATGCCGACTCCGACGGCGCGCACATCGCCACCCTGTTGTGCGCCCTGTTCATGCGCCACTTCGCGCCGCTGGTGGCGAACGGCCATGTCCACGTGGCGATGCCGCCGCTCTACCGCATTGATGTCGGTAAAGAAATTTTCTACGCCCTGGACGAATCCGAGAAACGCGGCGTGCTGGATCGCATCGCCGCTGAAAACATCAAGGGCAAGATCAGCGTGCAGCGCTTCAAGGGGCTGGGCGAGATGAATCCGCAGCAGTTGCGCGAGACCACCATCGCCCCCGATACCCGGCGGCTTATTCAGCTCACCATCGAGACCGGCGACGAGACCCGAAATCTCCTGGACATGCTGCTCGCCAAAAAACGCGCCGCCGACCGCAAGACCTGGCTGGAAAAGAAGGGGGATTTGGCGGAGGTGTAG
- a CDS encoding c-type cytochrome: MKKSLRSLLLLITVSWMGVSLGDNLLGLPPVPISADNPSTPEKIALGKALFEDKRLSGDGTVSCSNCHNPGKGFTDGMSVSEGINRSKGTRNAPTLINAAYFTSMFWDGRRPTLEAQAQDPFVNSIEHGLKDHNALLDIVRKDAAYPGQFKAVFGAEPGKITINHVTMAIASYERTLVSGDSPFDRYMYAGDKTALSPEAVRGLEIYKGKGRCSTCHVIGDKYSLFTNNKFHNLGVNFSKVEPRMFEIVNAFRVAAAKGQSLDESVLKGSDFSQLGRVLVTITPTDLDSKAIGQFKTPTLRNVALTAPYMHDGSIATLEEVVELYNKGNEKNPRLDPLFKPLNLTPQEKTDLVAFMKSLTSPTLPQ; this comes from the coding sequence ATGAAAAAGAGTCTTAGGTCGCTGCTTTTGCTGATTACCGTGAGTTGGATGGGCGTAAGCCTTGGTGATAACCTGTTAGGCCTTCCGCCGGTGCCGATCTCTGCAGACAATCCGTCTACGCCCGAAAAGATCGCCCTCGGCAAGGCCTTGTTCGAAGACAAACGTTTGAGCGGTGACGGCACGGTCAGTTGCTCGAACTGCCACAATCCGGGCAAGGGCTTCACCGATGGGATGAGCGTGTCCGAGGGCATCAATCGCAGCAAGGGTACCCGCAACGCACCCACCCTGATTAACGCCGCCTATTTCACCTCTATGTTTTGGGATGGCCGCCGCCCCACTTTGGAGGCGCAGGCCCAGGACCCGTTCGTCAATTCGATTGAGCATGGCCTGAAAGATCACAACGCCCTGCTCGACATCGTCCGCAAGGATGCCGCCTACCCCGGCCAGTTTAAGGCCGTGTTCGGGGCGGAGCCCGGCAAAATCACCATCAATCATGTCACCATGGCCATCGCCAGCTATGAGCGCACCCTGGTGAGCGGTGACTCACCCTTTGACCGCTATATGTATGCCGGAGACAAAACCGCCCTCTCGCCTGAGGCGGTGCGCGGATTGGAGATCTATAAAGGCAAGGGCCGTTGTTCTACCTGTCATGTTATTGGCGATAAATACTCGTTGTTTACCAACAACAAATTCCACAACCTGGGCGTGAACTTCAGTAAAGTGGAGCCGCGCATGTTTGAGATCGTCAACGCCTTCCGTGTCGCGGCAGCCAAAGGCCAAAGTCTGGATGAATCGGTGCTCAAGGGTTCGGACTTTTCCCAGTTGGGCCGGGTGCTGGTGACCATCACCCCCACCGATCTCGACAGCAAGGCCATCGGCCAGTTCAAGACGCCCACGCTACGCAACGTCGCCCTGACCGCGCCCTATATGCACGATGGCAGTATTGCGACGCTCGAAGAAGTGGTGGAACTTTATAACAAAGGCAACGAAAAGAATCCGCGCCTCGACCCGTTGTTCAAGCCATTGAACCTGACTCCGCAGGAAAAGACCGATCTGGTGGCGTTTATGAAATCGCTCACCAGCCCTACACTGCCTCAGTAA
- a CDS encoding DUF3501 family protein codes for MEKLSPDKLYSLEHYARIRNDFRAKVMEHKKNRQVQIGPHARLYFEDRLTMQYQVQEMLRAERIFEPEGIAEELDAYNPLIPDGGNWKATFMLEYDDIGERRSALAKMIRLEDRVWVKVAGFDHVWAIADEDLARSNEEKTSSVHFLRFQLSPEMAAAVKAGAAIGVGIEHEAYCHQVDPIPDGVRDSLALDLD; via the coding sequence ATGGAAAAACTATCTCCCGACAAACTCTACTCGCTGGAACACTACGCCCGCATCCGCAATGACTTCCGCGCCAAGGTCATGGAGCATAAGAAGAACCGTCAGGTGCAGATAGGCCCGCACGCCCGTTTGTACTTTGAGGACCGGCTGACCATGCAGTATCAGGTGCAGGAGATGCTGCGCGCCGAGCGCATCTTCGAACCGGAAGGCATTGCCGAGGAGCTGGATGCCTACAATCCGCTGATTCCTGACGGCGGCAATTGGAAGGCGACCTTCATGCTTGAGTATGATGACATCGGCGAACGCCGCTCGGCCTTGGCCAAGATGATAAGGCTCGAAGACCGGGTGTGGGTCAAGGTGGCTGGGTTTGACCACGTGTGGGCGATCGCCGATGAAGATCTCGCGCGCTCGAATGAAGAGAAGACCTCCTCCGTGCATTTTTTGCGGTTTCAGCTCAGCCCCGAGATGGCCGCGGCGGTCAAGGCGGGAGCGGCTATTGGAGTGGGCATAGAGCATGAGGCGTATTGCCATCAGGTGGACCCTATTCCTGACGGGGTGCGCGATTCCCTGGCTCTAGACCTCGATTAG